A window from Argopecten irradians isolate NY chromosome 3, Ai_NY, whole genome shotgun sequence encodes these proteins:
- the LOC138318149 gene encoding NPC intracellular cholesterol transporter 2-like: protein MSLTVLTCAVIAVTVLAICTAEPIEFKTCANADKTIDSVDINPCPKQPCEFKHGMNVTVTVNFTAPTASSQVTSEIFGIVLGIPVKFAMPNSNGCKDSGLQCPLASSKPYSYVQFFAVIPSYPLISLDVQWDLKDENGKYEFCFVFPMMIVG, encoded by the exons ATGTCTCTGACAGTATTAACATGTGCGGTGATTGCTGTGACTGTACTGGCCATCTGTACGGCCGAACCCATCGAGTTTAAAACGTGTG CCAATGCTGATAAGACTATTGACAGCGTTGATATAAACCCTTGTCCGAAACAGCCATGCGAGTTCAAACATGGAATGAATGTCACAGTAACAGTCAACTTTACAGCAC CCACGGCTTCATCACAAGTGACGTCAGAGATTTTCGGAATAGTGTTGGGAATACCAGTAAAGTTCGCCATGCCAAATTCTAACGGATGTAAAGATTCCGGTCTGCAGTGTCCACTAGCCAGCTCAAAACCGTACTCCTATGTCCAGTTCTTCGCAGTCATCCCTTCATACCCACTG ATCAGTTTAGATGTACAGTGGGACCTAAAGGACGAAAACGGCAAATATGAGTTCTGTTTTGTTTTCCCGATGATGATAGTCGGCTAG